A genomic window from Lotus japonicus ecotype B-129 chromosome 1, LjGifu_v1.2 includes:
- the LOC130728492 gene encoding uncharacterized protein LOC130728492 codes for MAALLNYNFTSIFCCLFFCLHIITASASSYWVEEDHSSQDWLNHGGDLFNRRYASKENKISPKSAPNLRLKWKFYAGREITATPAIFKGTIYFPSWNGNIYAVKACDGSLVWEQSIQNLTGIKSPGSVTNVTFARATPTLAGDDHHDLLVVGIYGPAVVIALNRIDGKLVWMTQLDSHNTGVITMSGTYYKGGFYIGTSSSEESLSIEQCCTFRGSLSKLDIRSGAILWQTYMLPDNHGNKGDYAGAAIWGSSPSIDPLRNSVYIATGNLYSVPLRISQCQERENNQTVPTHPDECIEPDNHSDSILALDLDYGEIKWYHQLGGYDVWFIACGGSVSNPGCPPGPNPDADFGEAPLMVTVWVNGSEHDVVVAVQKSGFAWALNRDNGSLVWSTEAGPSGLGGGGTWGAATDEENVYTNIANTDAKNFTLVPSKMITNGGGWVAMDARDGKIVWSVANPSNTTSISGPVSVANGVLFVGSPSAEGAIYAIDTKSGKFIWSYYIGVGVYGGVSISDGCIYVGQGLSLITAPAGYNLSAPIYLYAFCIWAVGDACLQ; via the exons ATGGCAGCTTTGCTCAATTACAACTTCACCTCAATTTTTTGTTGTCTGTTCTTTTGCCTTCATATAATCACAGCATCTGCAAGCTCATAC TGGGTTGAAGAAGATCATTCATCACAAGACTGGCTAAACCATGGAGGAGACTTGTTCAACAGAAGGTATGCCTCCAAGGAGAACAAGATCAGTCCAAAATCTGCTCCAAACCTACGTTTGAAGTGGAAATTCTATGCAGGCAGAGAAATAACTGCAACACCAGCAATCTTCAAAGGAACCATATATTTCCCAAGCTGGAATGGTAACATCTATGCTGTGAAAGCATGTGATGGGTCTCTGGTGTGGGAACAGAGCATTCAAAATTTAACAGGCATAAAATCACCTGGCTCTGTTACTAATGTCACGTTTGCTAGAGCAACTCCTACTTTAGCTGGTGATGATCACCATGACTTGCTTGTTGTTGGAATATATGGCCCTGCAGTTGTAATTGCTCTGAATAGAATTGATGGTAAGCTTGTGTGGATGACTCAATTGGATAGCCACAATACAGGTGTTATCACCATGTCAGGAACATACTACAAAGG GGGTTTCTACATTGgaacatcatcatcagaagaatCACTAAGCATAGAACAATGTTGCACATTTCGTGGCAGCTTGTCCAAACTGGACATAAGATCCGGTGCCATATTGTGGCAAACCTACATGCTACCAGACAATCACGGCAACAAAGGAGATTATGCAGGGGCAGCTATTTGGGGAAGTAGCCCCTCCATTGATCCACTGAGAAACTCAGTGTACATTGCCACAGGGAATCTTTACTCAGTCCCATTAAGAATAAGCCAGTGCCAAGAACGAGAGAACAATCAAACGGTGCCTACTCATCCAGATGAGTGTATTGAGCCTGATAACCACTCGGATTCAATCCTGGCCCTTGATTTGGATTATGGGGAAATCAAGTGGTATCACCAGCTCGGAGGTTATGATGTGTGGTTCATCGCGTGCGGCGGCAGCGTATCAAATCCTGGATGTCCTCCGGGTCCAAACCCAGATGCTGATTTTGGGGAGGCGCCGTTGATGGTCACTGTTTGGGTGAATGGTTCCGAGCATGATGTTGTTGTCGCTGTCCAGAAAAGTGGTTTTGCATGGGCTTTGAATCGTGACAACGGTAGCCTCGTCTGGTCCACG GAAGCAGGGCCGAGCGGGCTAGGAGGAGGGGGAACATGGGGAGCAGCCACCGATGAAGAAAATGTCTACACTAACATTGCCAACACTGATGCGAAAAATTTCACACTTGTTCCATCTAAAATGATCACAAATGGTGGTGGGTGGGTGGCAATGGATGCTAGAGATGGTAAAATTGTATGGTCTGTAGCCAATCCAAGCAACACTACCAGCATAAGTGGCCCAGTGAGTGTGGCTAATGGTGTTTTGTTTGTTGGATCCCCTAGTGCAGAAGGAGCAATCTATGCCATAGATACAAAGAGTGGAAAATTTATATGGTCTTATTACATTGGTGTTGGCGTCTATGGTGGTGTTTCAATCAGTGATGGTTGCATTTATGTAGGTCAGGGACTTAGCTTAATTACTGCACCTGCAGGGTACAACCTTTCAGCACCAATTTATCTCTATGCCTTTTGCATATGGGCAGTTGGAGATGCTTGCTTACAATAA
- the LOC130728493 gene encoding uncharacterized protein LOC130728493, translating to MLTQPVTPSVHLQLPNMKAALEQITYLVTISVFLLRFSVSEGFEHNHYPKPQNWLNHGGDIHNTRHASIEHKISLETVSNLSLKWKFYAGKDITATPAIFDGTLYFPSWNGYIYAVRARDGTLVWKKNLQKLTGLKGTGFVSNVNWTVARATPTVAAGGDLLVVGIYGPAVVIAVKRSTGDLAWKTHLDSLDTSVVTMSGTYYKGAYYVGTSSLEEILSIEQCCTFRGSFSKLDIQSGKILWQTFILPDNHGKRGEYAGAAIWGSSPSIDVSRNHIYIATGNLYSAPLHIRQCQEKENNSTRPTHPDECVEPENLSESILALDLKSGKIKWYHQLGGYDVWFVGCSDLSTPNCPPGPNPDADFGEAPMMLTIKANESKHDVVVAVQKSGFAWALHRDDGKLMWSTEVGPGGIAGGGTWGAATDKKRVYTNIANSGGKNFTLKPSNKITNSGGWVAMEARSGKILWSVANPSNATSNGPVSVANGVVFVGSANRKGSVYAINSKTGKILWTYETGSTVYGGMSISDGCIYFGNGYTVGLGTLIPNLTGGTSLYAFCV from the exons ATGCTCACACAGCCGGTTACACCTTCAGTGCATCTCCAACTTCCCAACATGAAGGCAGCATTAGAACAAATAACCTATTTGGTGACCATTTCTGTGTTCCTACTAAGATTTTCTGTTTCCGAAGGTTTTGAG CACAATCATTATCCAAAGCCACAAAATTGGCTAAACCATGGTGGAGACATACACAACACAAGACATGCAAGCATCGAACACAAGATCAGCCTGGAAACAGTTTCCAACCTGAGCCTGAAGTGGAAATTCTATGCCGGCAAAGACATAACCGCCACTCCAGCAATTTTCGACGGCACACTCTACTTCCCGTCATGGAACGGATACATCTACGCGGTGAGAGCGCGCGATGGAACTCTTGTGTGGAAGAAGAACTTGCAGAAGTTAACAGGTTTAAAGGGGACGGGGTTTGTGTCCAATGTTAACTGGACGGTGGCGAGGGCGACGCCGACGGTCGCAGCTGGTGGTGATCTTCTTGTTGTTGGAATATATGGTCCTGCGGTTGTTATTGCTGTGAAAAGATCAACAGGGGATTTGGCTTGGAAGACACATTTGGACAGCCTTGACACTAGTGTTGTGACTATGTCCGGAACTTACTACAAAGG GGCTTATTATGTTGGTACATCTTCCCTAGAAGAGATACTCAGCATAGAACAATGTTGCACCTTTAGGGGAAGCTTCTCAAAGCTAGACATTCAATCCGGTAAAATTCTATGGCAAACATTCATATTACCAGACAACCATGGAAAACGAGGAGAATATGCTGGGGCAGCAATATGGGGAAGTAGTCCTTCCATTGATGTATCAAGGAACCACATATACATTGCCACAGGGAACTTGTACTCTGCCCCTCTTCACATTCGCCAATGTCAAGAGAAAGAGAACAATTCAACACGACCCACTCATCCTGATGAGTGTGTTGAGCCGGAGAATCTCTCTGAATCAATTCTGGCACTCGATTTGAAGAGCGGTAAAATCAAATGGTACCATCAATTGGGAGGGTATGATGTGTGGTTCGTTGGGTGCAGCGACTTGTCAACGCCTAATTGTCCACCGGGTCCTAACCCTGATGCTGATTTTGGTGAGGCACCGATGATGCTCACAATTAAAGCAAATGAATCCAAGCatgatgttgttgttgctgtgcAAAAGAGTGGTTTTGCGTGGGCTTTGCACCGTGATGATGGGAAGCTCATGTGGTCTACG GAAGTTGGACCTGGTGGGATTGCCGGAGGGGGAACATGGGGAGCAGCCACCGACAAAAAAAGGGTTTACACTAACATTGCTAATTCGGGAGGCAAGAACTTCACCCTTAAACCATCCAACAAGATTACAAATAGTGGCGGGTGGGTGGCAATGGAAGCAAGGAGTGGCAAGATCTTGTGGTCCGTGGCAAACCCTAGCAATGCCACCTCTAATGGTCCTGTGAGTGTCGCTAATGGTGTTGTCTTTGTAGGATCTGCAAACCGTAAAGGGTCTGTTTACGCAATAAACAGCAAGACTGGTAAAATTTTGTGGACCTATGAAACAGGGTCTACAGTGTATGGGGGAATGTCCATTAGTGATGGATGCATATATTTTGGAAATGGGTACACAGTAGGTTTGGGAACACTTATTCCAAACCTCACCGGTGGAACTTCCCTATATGCCTTTTGTGTCTGA
- the LOC130715328 gene encoding uncharacterized protein LOC130715328, whose amino-acid sequence MVIEQSLKFEFKASNNQSEYEALIAGLRLAIELGVQKLFIKGDSQLVVKQVKGEYQVKDPQLSKYLEVVRRLMMEIKNIRIEHVPRGQNERADVLAKLASTGRLGNYQKVIQETLPRPSIDLVEVKLKAVKSVTEGEPSWMESIKIFLENPPKDDDLNSRAKRREASFIHW is encoded by the coding sequence ATGGTCATCGAACAATCTttaaaattcgagttcaaggcgagcaacaatcaatccgAATATGAGGCTTTAATCGCCGGCTTAAGGCTTGCCATTGAGTTAGGCGTCCAGAAGTTAttcatcaaaggagattcgcagttggTTGTTAAGCAGGTAAAAGGCGAGTATcaagtgaaggatccgcaactttctAAGTACTTGGAAGTGGTACGCAGATTAATGATGGAGATAAAGAATATAAGGATAGAACATGTTCCGAGAggtcaaaatgagagggctgatgtgctGGCAAAATTGGCCAGTACGGGGCGTTTGGGAAATTATCAGAAAGTCATCCAAGAAACCCTTCCTCGCCCAAGTATTGATTTGGTGGAAGTAAAGTTAAAAGCAGTAAAGTCAGTGACTGAAGGCGAACCTTCctggatggagtcaatcaagatTTTCCTGGAAAATCCTCCAAAGGATGACGATCTGAACTCGAGAGCAAAACGTAGGGAGGCCAGTTTTATACACTGGTAG
- the LOC130728494 gene encoding uncharacterized protein LOC130728494: MTKILVLLLCVLLGASEVVNGSVHQKEKVGVFELKKGDLSLKVTNWGASIVSLVLPDKYGMLGDVVLGYNSIEDYKNDTSYFGATVGRIANRIGGAQFNLNGIHYKIVANEGNNTLHGGSIGFSDVVWKVKKYQRDGDSPRITFSYQSFDGEEGFPGDLLVTVSYILTGKSQLVIIMKAKALNKPTPVNLANHAYWNLGGENSGNVLNEVVQIFGSKITLVDSKLIPTGKFASVKGTPYDFLNPHVVGSRINNKKLAATKGYDINYVLDGEKGKKIKLAAKVFDKKSGRELVLYTNAPGVQFYTGNFVQDVKGKGGFVYQAHAGLCLETQAFPDSVNHPNFPSTIVTPEKPYKHLMLFKFSHNKAL; this comes from the exons ATGACCAAGATCCTTGTCCTGCTGCTATGTGTTCTCCTTGGAGCTTCTGAGGTTGTCAACGGTTCTGTTCATCAGAAGGAAAAAGTTGGGGTATTTGAGCTGAAGAAAGGTGATCTTTCTTTGAAGGTCACCAATTGGGGTGCATCAATTGTGTCCCTGGTTCTTCCTGACAAGTATG GAATGTTGGGTGATGTTGTTCTTGGATACAATTCAATTGAAGATTACAAA AATGACACATCATATTTTGGAGCCACTGTTGGCCGGATTGCTAACAGAATTGGAGGAGCTCAGTTTAATCTAAATGGAATCCATTACAAAATAGTAGCTAATGAAGGAAACAACACACTTCATG GTGGATCCATAGGATTTAGTGATGTTGTGTGGAAAGTTAAAAAGTATCAAAGAGATGGTGACAGTCCAAGGATTACCTTCAGTTACCAGAGTTTTGATGGGGAAGAAG GATTCCCTGGTGATCTGCTAGTAACTGTGAGCTACATTCTAACTGGGAAAAGCCAATTGGTTATAATCATGAAAGCAAAAGCACTAAACAAGCCTACCCCAGTGAATCTGGCCAATCATGCTTACTGGAACCTAGGAGGTGAAAACAGTGGCAATGTTCTGAATGAGGTGGTGCAGATCTTTGGTTCCAAAATCACACTTGTTGACAGCAAACTCATTCCCACAGGAAAATTTGCCTCTGTGAAAGGAACACCATATGATTTTCTTAATCCACACGTTGTTGGAAGCAGGATCAACAACAAAAAGCTAGCTGCAACTAAAGGTTATGACATCAATTATGTGCTTGATGgtgagaaagggaaaaagatcAAGCTTGCAGCAAAAGTGTTTGATAAGAAATCAGGGAGAGAGTTGGTGCTTTACACAAATGCTCCTGGTGTGCAGTTTTATACTGGTAACTTCGTTCAGGATGTGAAGGGGAAAGGTGGGTTTGTGTACCAAGCTCATGCAGGGTTGTGTTTGGAGACTCAAGCTTTCCCTGATTCAGTGAATCACCCTAATTTCCCTTCAACAATTGTGACCCCAGAAAAGCCTTACAAGCATTTGATGCTTTTTAAGTTTTCACATAATAAAGCTCTTTAA